The following proteins come from a genomic window of Gammaproteobacteria bacterium:
- the pnp gene encoding polyribonucleotide nucleotidyltransferase → MTTATVKTFQYGQHTVKLETGEIARQASGAVMISMGDTTLLVTCVAKKEAVAGRDFFPLTVNYQERTYSAGKIPGGFFKREGRPTEKETLTCRLIDRPLRPLFPNGFINEVQIVATVVSLDPEIDPDIPAIIGASAAVALSGCPFSGVIGAARVAYIDGEYLLNPDRTVLAGSDLDLVVAGTESAVLMVESEAKELSEEVMLGAVVYGHEQLQTAIKAIDELVAEVGVTKWEWQAPVEDAELKAAVAEAAEASVTEAYQISDKQARYAALDEVRCELVAKLVSDESPWSAEAVKAALSRLEKSVVRTRIIEGNPRIDGRDSSSVRPITVSTGLLPRTHGSSLFTRGETQAIVAVTLGTERDAQVIDAIEGERKDPFMLHYNFPPYCVGETGMVGSPKRREIGHGRLAKRGVAAVMPTLDEFPYVVRVVSEITESNGSSSMASVCGSSLALMDAGVPIKAPVAGIAMGLIKEESGFAVLSDILGDEDHLGDMDFKVAGTNDGVTALQMDIKIDGITKEIMEAALEQAKAGRLYILGEMAKVIHDSRKDVSDFAPRILTIKVNPDKIRDIIGKGGATIRALTEETGTSIDISDDGVVKIASVDGLAAKEAARRIEQITADVEVGSIYEGTVSKLMDFGAFVNILPGKDGLVHISQISVERVEKVSDKLSEGDVIKVKVLEIDKQGRIRLSMKAITEG, encoded by the coding sequence GTGACGACAGCAACAGTAAAAACCTTTCAGTACGGCCAGCATACTGTCAAATTGGAAACCGGTGAAATTGCCCGCCAGGCCTCAGGTGCCGTAATGATCAGCATGGGTGATACCACCTTGTTGGTGACTTGCGTTGCAAAAAAAGAGGCCGTCGCAGGACGTGACTTTTTTCCACTGACCGTTAACTATCAAGAGCGTACATACTCTGCGGGTAAGATTCCGGGTGGTTTTTTCAAGCGTGAAGGTAGGCCGACTGAGAAAGAGACACTGACCTGTCGATTGATTGATCGCCCATTACGGCCACTATTTCCTAATGGATTTATCAACGAAGTGCAAATCGTTGCCACAGTCGTCTCCCTTGACCCTGAAATTGATCCTGACATCCCCGCAATCATCGGTGCCTCGGCAGCCGTTGCACTGTCGGGTTGTCCGTTCTCCGGGGTGATAGGCGCTGCGCGTGTTGCTTATATTGATGGCGAGTACCTGCTGAACCCTGACCGCACAGTACTTGCAGGTTCTGATCTTGATCTTGTGGTGGCTGGGACAGAAAGCGCGGTGCTGATGGTCGAGTCAGAAGCGAAAGAGCTCTCTGAAGAGGTGATGCTGGGGGCTGTAGTCTACGGACACGAGCAATTGCAAACGGCAATTAAGGCAATAGATGAACTGGTTGCTGAGGTGGGTGTCACCAAGTGGGAGTGGCAAGCGCCTGTAGAAGATGCCGAATTGAAGGCGGCTGTTGCTGAGGCTGCAGAAGCTTCTGTTACTGAGGCGTATCAAATCAGCGACAAACAGGCGCGTTATGCAGCGCTTGATGAGGTTCGTTGTGAGCTGGTTGCTAAATTGGTATCTGATGAGTCTCCTTGGAGCGCAGAAGCCGTTAAGGCAGCACTGAGCAGGCTTGAAAAGTCGGTTGTGCGTACACGGATTATTGAAGGCAACCCTCGTATTGATGGTCGCGATAGCAGCTCAGTGCGCCCAATCACAGTCAGTACTGGATTGCTGCCCCGTACCCACGGCTCTTCGCTGTTTACGCGTGGTGAAACACAAGCTATTGTGGCGGTGACGTTGGGTACTGAGCGTGATGCACAGGTGATTGATGCGATTGAAGGTGAGCGTAAAGATCCCTTTATGTTGCACTACAACTTTCCGCCTTACTGTGTGGGTGAGACGGGGATGGTGGGCAGTCCGAAGCGACGTGAAATTGGCCACGGTCGTCTGGCAAAGCGCGGTGTTGCTGCAGTTATGCCGACGCTTGACGAGTTTCCCTATGTTGTTCGGGTGGTATCAGAAATAACTGAGTCAAATGGCTCCAGCTCAATGGCCTCAGTGTGTGGCTCGAGCTTGGCGCTGATGGATGCCGGTGTACCGATAAAAGCACCTGTTGCGGGTATTGCTATGGGCTTGATCAAAGAGGAGAGTGGCTTTGCAGTATTGAGCGATATTCTCGGCGATGAGGACCACCTGGGTGATATGGACTTTAAAGTGGCCGGTACAAATGATGGTGTCACTGCGCTGCAGATGGACATCAAAATCGACGGCATCACAAAGGAGATTATGGAGGCAGCTTTAGAGCAAGCCAAGGCAGGCCGTCTGTATATCCTAGGTGAAATGGCCAAGGTTATTCATGATTCCCGCAAAGATGTCTCTGACTTTGCACCTCGTATTCTGACAATAAAAGTTAACCCGGATAAGATCCGTGACATCATTGGCAAAGGTGGTGCAACGATCCGTGCGCTGACCGAAGAGACGGGTACCAGCATCGATATTTCCGATGATGGTGTGGTTAAGATCGCCTCTGTCGATGGTTTGGCGGCAAAAGAGGCAGCCAGGCGTATTGAGCAGATTACCGCCGATGTTGAAGTGGGCTCAATCTACGAAGGCACTGTATCTAAACTGATGGATTTTGGTGCTTTTGTAAATATCCTTCCGGGCAAGGATGGCCTGGTACATATCTCACAGATCTCTGTTGAGCGCGTTGAAAAGGTGAGTGACAAGTTGTCAGAGGGTGATGTCATCAAGGTGAAGGTGCTTGAAATTGACAAGCAGGGTCGCATTCGCTTGAGTATGAAAGCAATCACTGAAGGCTGA
- the rpsO gene encoding 30S ribosomal protein S15, whose protein sequence is MALTAQDKQAIVNDYKRGESDTGSPEVQVALLTARIEDLSGHFKEHKHDHHSRQGLLRCVNQRRKLLSYLKNKDLGRYRDLISRLGLRK, encoded by the coding sequence ATGGCATTAACTGCTCAAGATAAACAAGCTATTGTCAACGATTACAAGCGTGGCGAAAGTGATACCGGATCACCCGAAGTTCAGGTGGCACTACTGACCGCACGAATCGAAGACCTCTCGGGTCACTTTAAAGAGCACAAGCACGATCACCATTCACGCCAGGGCCTGCTGCGTTGTGTTAACCAGCGTCGCAAATTATTAAGCTACCTGAAAAACAAAGATTTGGGTCGCTACCGCGATTTGATTTCTCGTTTAGGTCTGCGTAAGTAA
- the truB gene encoding tRNA pseudouridine(55) synthase TruB, whose protein sequence is MARRKRGRDVSGVLLLNKPLGYSSNGILQRVKRLYNANKAGHTGALDPLASGMLPICFGEATKFSSYLLNSDKCYIATCKLGITTTTGDAEGEVVQQRPVGVYSSGLMARVIERFSGEIEQIPPMYSALKHKGQPLYKLARRGEEVERKARPITIHRLEILRHQGDELDIRVCSSKGTYIRTLAEDIGEFLGCGAHLTALHREWVAGYEDHPMVSLALVEQLAEQGLEQLDEKLLPMETALKDFPQVELDADASFYICRGQQVFVANRPDCGLLRLYSHKKAFLGLGEVQSDGRIAPKRLVSSAE, encoded by the coding sequence GTGGCTCGACGTAAGAGAGGTCGTGATGTCAGTGGTGTTCTTCTTTTGAATAAACCACTGGGTTATAGCTCCAACGGTATATTGCAGCGTGTAAAGCGCCTTTATAATGCCAATAAAGCGGGGCATACGGGTGCGCTTGATCCACTCGCAAGTGGCATGCTGCCGATCTGTTTTGGCGAGGCAACCAAGTTTTCAAGTTATCTTCTAAACTCTGACAAATGCTATATTGCGACCTGCAAACTGGGTATCACCACCACAACGGGTGATGCTGAGGGAGAAGTAGTTCAACAACGTCCGGTAGGCGTGTATAGTAGTGGGTTAATGGCGCGGGTAATTGAGCGTTTTAGTGGTGAAATTGAACAGATACCTCCCATGTATTCGGCTCTCAAACATAAGGGGCAGCCGCTGTACAAACTGGCGAGGCGGGGCGAAGAGGTCGAGCGTAAAGCACGTCCTATAACAATACATCGTCTGGAAATCCTGCGTCACCAAGGTGATGAGTTGGATATTCGGGTATGTAGTTCCAAGGGAACGTATATACGAACCCTTGCTGAGGATATCGGTGAGTTCCTCGGTTGTGGTGCCCATTTAACTGCCCTTCATCGCGAATGGGTGGCAGGATACGAAGATCATCCAATGGTCTCTCTTGCGCTGGTTGAGCAGCTGGCTGAGCAGGGACTGGAACAGCTGGATGAGAAATTGTTACCGATGGAGACTGCGCTGAAAGACTTTCCGCAGGTTGAGCTTGATGCCGATGCCTCATTTTACATCTGTCGCGGCCAACAGGTGTTTGTAGCGAATAGGCCCGACTGTGGTTTATTACGGCTCTATTCGCACAAAAAAGCCTTTCTGGGGTTGGGTGAAGTTCAGAGTGATGGACGCATCGCCCCGAAACGGCTTGTCAGCAGTGCTGAATAA
- the rbfA gene encoding 30S ribosome-binding factor RbfA — protein sequence MATRNYKRTDRVADQIQRELAQLIARQVKDPRVGMVTITGVDVTREFDHAKIFFTVMDADQATIKETLTGLTKAAGFLRRELGRAIRLRTVPQLHFRYDSSIEHGAHLSNLIEQAVKSDKRLVDDAADEVDSPSNNKL from the coding sequence ATGGCAACGCGTAACTACAAAAGAACGGATCGTGTGGCAGATCAGATTCAGCGTGAGCTGGCTCAGTTGATTGCTCGTCAGGTAAAAGACCCGCGAGTGGGTATGGTGACGATTACCGGTGTCGATGTTACTCGTGAGTTTGATCATGCCAAGATATTTTTCACGGTTATGGATGCAGATCAAGCCACTATCAAAGAGACCTTGACCGGCTTGACCAAGGCGGCGGGCTTTCTGCGAAGAGAGTTGGGACGTGCTATTCGTTTACGAACGGTACCACAACTGCACTTTCGCTATGACAGCTCCATAGAACACGGTGCTCATCTCTCCAATTTGATAGAGCAGGCGGTTAAAAGTGATAAACGCCTTGTCGATGATGCGGCTGATGAGGTTGACTCACCCAGCAATAACAAGTTGTAG
- the infB gene encoding translation initiation factor IF-2, whose product MSSVTVKQFAEAVAVPVERLLSQLSAAGLSAATADALISDDEKVLLLDFLRKDDEGVKKEADSSTRKITLNRKSTSELRQSASQGGRSKTVSVEVRKKRTYVKRSTAADEAPSPEDNSVEPVVEVAAKPPEPEKSEETLKQEMRERVIEQARITAAAEASKKDKLKGHVLEEVRRLAAEESTRKKAEEEARLLIEARNAAKTTAAPASEKKADDTNPRNNKRRGKGGDRETKYGRKELHVAKGKSGRRGGKKGKRSRVVVDDNQEHGFTAPTAPIVREVAVSETITVAELAQRMAVKAADVIKAMMNMGTMVTINQVLDQETASIVIEEMGHKVKLINEDAIEDEIVGLVAEDSGERVSRPPVVTIMGHVDHGKTSLLDYIRTTKVAAGEAGGITQHIGAYHVDTPKGTISFLDTPGHAAFTAMRARGAKATDIVVLVVAADDGVMPQTKEAIQHAKAAGVPLIIAVNKCDKDEADPKRVMQELVAEEVIPEDWGGEHMFIQVSAKTGQGIDELLDSILLQTEILELTAVTDAPARGVVIESRLDKGRGPVATILVQNGTLKKGDIVLAGLEYGRVRSMLDENGKPITNAGPSIPVEILGLSGVPSAGDEAIVVANERKAREVAMFRQGKFREIKLARQQKAKLENMFNTMAEGEVSTMNLVIKADVQGSSEALSDALRKLSTDEVRVNIVASGVGGITESDMNLAMASSAVVIGFNVRAEISAKRLAENEEIELRYYSVIYDAIDEVRHAMTGMLAPEFKDVVVGMAEVRDVFSAPKIGLIAGCMVMEGAVKRNSPIRVLRDNVVVYEGELESLRRFKDDVNEVKSGTECGIGVKNYNDVQVGDQIEVYDRIEVKRTL is encoded by the coding sequence ATGTCTAGCGTAACAGTCAAACAATTTGCCGAGGCAGTCGCTGTTCCGGTTGAACGATTACTTTCTCAGTTGTCAGCGGCTGGATTGTCGGCTGCGACAGCGGATGCATTGATTAGTGATGATGAGAAGGTGCTTTTGCTGGATTTTTTGCGCAAAGATGATGAAGGCGTGAAAAAAGAGGCGGATTCATCGACCAGAAAAATCACACTCAATCGAAAGTCGACCAGTGAACTTCGTCAGTCAGCCTCTCAAGGTGGCCGTTCAAAAACGGTCAGTGTTGAGGTGCGTAAAAAACGTACCTACGTTAAACGCAGTACGGCAGCAGATGAAGCACCTAGCCCGGAAGATAATTCTGTTGAGCCGGTCGTAGAGGTTGCTGCAAAGCCACCCGAGCCAGAAAAATCTGAAGAGACACTCAAGCAAGAGATGCGTGAGCGTGTCATTGAACAGGCGCGTATTACTGCGGCGGCAGAGGCCAGTAAAAAAGATAAGCTGAAAGGTCACGTCCTTGAAGAGGTGCGCCGACTTGCCGCTGAGGAGTCAACCCGTAAAAAGGCTGAGGAAGAGGCGCGCCTATTGATAGAGGCGCGTAACGCAGCTAAGACCACGGCAGCACCAGCATCAGAGAAAAAAGCAGATGACACTAACCCACGCAATAACAAGCGCAGGGGTAAGGGCGGCGATCGTGAAACTAAATATGGCCGCAAAGAGTTGCATGTTGCAAAAGGCAAGTCGGGTCGACGGGGTGGCAAGAAAGGTAAGCGCTCCCGTGTGGTTGTTGATGATAACCAAGAGCATGGCTTTACAGCGCCTACTGCACCTATCGTGCGTGAAGTGGCTGTATCGGAGACGATTACGGTTGCCGAGTTAGCCCAACGTATGGCTGTTAAGGCCGCTGACGTTATCAAGGCGATGATGAATATGGGCACCATGGTGACTATAAATCAGGTGCTTGATCAAGAGACGGCCTCTATCGTTATTGAAGAGATGGGGCACAAGGTCAAACTGATCAATGAGGATGCGATTGAAGACGAAATTGTAGGCCTGGTTGCTGAAGATAGTGGTGAGCGGGTTTCACGGCCACCGGTTGTTACCATTATGGGGCATGTTGATCACGGTAAAACATCACTGCTTGATTATATTCGAACCACTAAAGTTGCGGCGGGTGAAGCGGGTGGCATCACCCAGCACATCGGTGCATACCATGTGGATACACCGAAAGGGACTATCTCATTCCTCGATACTCCAGGGCATGCGGCGTTTACTGCAATGCGTGCTCGGGGTGCTAAAGCAACCGATATTGTTGTGCTTGTGGTTGCCGCAGATGATGGTGTGATGCCGCAAACAAAAGAGGCGATTCAGCATGCGAAAGCGGCTGGAGTGCCGCTTATTATCGCAGTTAATAAATGTGATAAGGATGAGGCAGATCCTAAGCGTGTCATGCAGGAGCTGGTAGCGGAAGAGGTTATCCCAGAAGATTGGGGTGGTGAGCATATGTTTATTCAGGTCTCTGCCAAAACCGGACAAGGTATTGATGAGCTGCTCGATAGCATTCTATTGCAGACCGAGATTCTTGAGCTCACAGCGGTTACTGATGCGCCCGCCAGAGGTGTGGTTATCGAATCCCGTCTCGATAAAGGTCGGGGGCCTGTTGCCACCATCTTGGTTCAAAACGGTACGCTGAAAAAAGGGGATATTGTACTGGCTGGCCTGGAGTATGGTCGGGTGCGCAGTATGCTTGATGAGAATGGTAAGCCAATCACTAATGCGGGGCCATCAATACCGGTTGAGATACTGGGTTTATCCGGCGTTCCTTCGGCGGGCGATGAAGCCATCGTCGTGGCTAATGAGCGTAAGGCGCGAGAAGTGGCGATGTTCCGTCAGGGCAAGTTCCGCGAAATAAAACTGGCTCGCCAACAGAAGGCGAAGCTGGAGAACATGTTCAACACCATGGCTGAAGGTGAAGTCAGCACCATGAATCTGGTCATCAAAGCAGATGTTCAAGGCTCATCTGAGGCGCTCTCCGATGCGCTGCGCAAGCTCTCAACGGATGAAGTCAGAGTTAATATCGTGGCCAGTGGTGTTGGCGGTATTACCGAATCTGATATGAATCTGGCGATGGCATCCAGTGCGGTGGTGATCGGCTTTAATGTTCGTGCCGAAATATCTGCCAAACGTTTGGCAGAAAATGAAGAGATTGAGCTGCGCTACTATAGCGTGATCTATGATGCTATCGATGAAGTACGTCATGCCATGACCGGTATGCTGGCACCCGAGTTTAAAGATGTGGTGGTGGGTATGGCAGAAGTTCGAGATGTCTTCAGTGCGCCCAAGATCGGCCTGATTGCGGGTTGTATGGTCATGGAGGGTGCCGTTAAGCGAAACAGTCCTATTCGTGTATTGCGTGATAATGTCGTCGTCTATGAGGGTGAGCTTGAATCACTGCGTCGTTTCAAAGACGATGTCAACGAAGTCAAGAGTGGCACCGAGTGCGGCATCGGCGTGAAGAACTATAATGATGTTCAAGTGGGTGATCAGATTGAAGTCTATGACCGTATAGAGGTTAAACGTACACTTTAA
- the nusA gene encoding transcription termination factor NusA, whose amino-acid sequence MSKEVLMVVDAVSNEKGVESEIIFEAIEAALAMATKRLHNENMSVEVVIDRKSGEYETFRVWNVVDYPDLEDPESELTMVDAVDYDENAQVGDVIKEPMDSVEFGRIAAQTAKQVIVQKVREAERAQIVELYEHRKGELITGVVKRLDKGGVILDMGNHAEASITRENMIPREAVRPGDRIRGLLFDVRAESRGPLLHVSRSHPDLLIELFKLEVPEVGDDVISIISAARDPGVRAKIAVRSNDDRIDPVGACVGMRGSRVQSVSNELAGERVDIILWDENPAQFVINAMSPAEVSSIVVDEDAHSMDIAVIDEQLSQAIGRNGQNIRLATELTGWTLNVMGESQAAEQSEMEAKAAQALFVDKLDADEDVAAILYQEGFSSIEEIAYVPHAELLEIEEFDEGIVEELRNRARDVLLTQEISKEEHVDDKPGVVELIDLDGMDETLYQLLTARGINSWEDLAELSIDDFDDVDGVDEARAGALIMAARAPWFAEESNK is encoded by the coding sequence ATGAGTAAAGAAGTTTTGATGGTTGTTGATGCTGTTTCCAATGAGAAGGGCGTTGAGAGCGAAATCATATTTGAAGCAATTGAGGCCGCGCTGGCAATGGCGACCAAAAGGCTTCATAACGAAAATATGAGTGTTGAGGTGGTGATTGACCGTAAGAGCGGTGAATACGAGACCTTCCGCGTGTGGAACGTAGTGGATTACCCTGACCTGGAAGATCCTGAGAGCGAACTGACGATGGTTGATGCCGTCGATTATGACGAAAATGCCCAGGTTGGCGATGTTATTAAAGAGCCCATGGATTCTGTTGAGTTCGGTCGTATCGCAGCACAAACAGCTAAGCAGGTGATTGTGCAGAAGGTTCGAGAAGCTGAGCGTGCGCAAATTGTAGAGCTGTATGAGCACCGAAAGGGTGAGTTGATTACCGGTGTGGTCAAGCGCCTTGATAAAGGTGGTGTCATACTGGACATGGGCAACCATGCTGAGGCGAGCATTACTCGGGAAAATATGATCCCTCGTGAAGCGGTGCGTCCGGGCGATCGAATCAGAGGTTTGCTCTTTGACGTGCGTGCTGAGAGTCGTGGCCCGCTGCTGCATGTGAGCCGCTCTCATCCCGATCTTTTGATCGAGTTGTTCAAGCTTGAAGTTCCGGAGGTTGGCGATGATGTGATTAGCATTATCAGTGCCGCCAGAGACCCCGGTGTGCGCGCTAAAATAGCGGTTCGCAGTAACGATGATCGAATTGACCCGGTGGGGGCTTGTGTGGGTATGCGAGGCTCTCGTGTGCAGTCGGTCTCCAACGAGTTGGCGGGTGAGCGGGTTGATATCATTCTGTGGGATGAAAATCCCGCACAGTTTGTTATTAACGCAATGTCGCCGGCCGAAGTGAGTTCAATCGTTGTTGACGAAGATGCACACAGCATGGATATAGCGGTGATTGATGAGCAGCTTTCGCAAGCGATTGGCCGTAATGGGCAAAATATCAGGCTGGCTACAGAGCTGACAGGATGGACGCTGAATGTGATGGGTGAATCACAGGCGGCTGAGCAGAGTGAAATGGAGGCGAAGGCCGCGCAGGCGCTGTTTGTCGACAAGCTTGATGCGGATGAAGATGTAGCCGCAATTTTGTATCAGGAAGGTTTTAGCAGTATTGAAGAGATTGCCTATGTGCCTCATGCTGAACTGCTGGAAATTGAAGAGTTTGATGAAGGCATTGTTGAGGAACTGCGTAATCGTGCTCGAGATGTCCTGTTGACCCAGGAGATTTCAAAAGAGGAGCATGTGGATGATAAGCCAGGCGTAGTGGAGTTGATTGATTTGGATGGTATGGATGAAACGCTCTACCAGCTGTTAACCGCTCGCGGTATCAACAGCTGGGAAGATTTAGCGGAACTCTCCATAGATGATTTTGATGATGTAGACGGTGTTGATGAAGCACGAGCGGGTGCCTTGATTATGGCCGCTCGCGCACCATGGTTTGCAGAAGAGAGCAATAAATAA
- the rimP gene encoding ribosome maturation factor RimP: MRKASDKLYEIITPVVEALGYELVGIEYISQGKHSVLRLYIDSEKGIVVDDCAEISHQVSGVLDVEDPIRGVYHLEVSSPGLDRPLFNEEHYERFTGHQVKIQLTAPLNGRRKFQGVLLGLKEGGVAIVVDDTEYLLPFASIDKANLVPEF, translated from the coding sequence GTGCGTAAAGCATCTGACAAGTTATACGAAATAATTACCCCGGTAGTTGAAGCACTTGGCTATGAGCTGGTGGGCATTGAGTATATTTCTCAGGGAAAACACTCGGTACTGCGGCTCTACATCGACAGTGAGAAAGGTATCGTTGTTGATGATTGTGCTGAGATAAGTCATCAGGTGAGTGGCGTGCTGGATGTTGAAGACCCTATTAGAGGTGTTTATCATCTGGAGGTCTCCTCTCCTGGTTTGGATAGGCCTCTGTTTAACGAAGAGCACTATGAACGTTTTACGGGTCATCAAGTGAAAATACAGCTGACTGCGCCGCTGAATGGACGTCGTAAGTTTCAAGGTGTTTTGCTTGGTTTGAAAGAGGGTGGAGTGGCAATTGTTGTAGATGATACTGAATATCTACTGCCCTTTGCTTCTATAGATAAAGCGAATTTGGTCCCCGAATTCTGA
- the dcd gene encoding dCTP deaminase, translated as MSIKSDKWIRRMAQSDAIIEPFEPGQVRKANGERIISYGTSSYGYDVRCSDEFKIFTNINSAIVDPKNFDENSFVDVKSDVCIIPPNSFALARTVEYFRIPRSILTVCLGKSTYARCGIIVNVTPLEPEWEGHVTLEFSNTTPLPAKIYANEGVAQMLFFESDEVCDISYKDRSGKYQGQRGVTLPKA; from the coding sequence ATGAGCATTAAATCAGACAAGTGGATTCGTCGCATGGCGCAAAGTGACGCTATAATTGAGCCGTTTGAACCGGGCCAGGTGCGAAAAGCGAATGGCGAGCGTATCATCTCTTACGGCACTTCCAGCTATGGCTACGATGTGCGCTGTTCCGATGAGTTTAAAATTTTCACCAACATTAACTCTGCGATTGTTGATCCGAAAAATTTTGATGAAAACAGCTTTGTAGATGTAAAATCAGATGTGTGCATTATCCCGCCCAACTCGTTTGCGTTAGCGCGAACAGTGGAGTACTTTCGCATTCCCCGCAGTATATTGACGGTTTGTCTGGGGAAATCGACGTATGCGCGCTGTGGCATTATTGTTAACGTCACACCGTTAGAGCCTGAGTGGGAAGGGCATGTGACGCTTGAATTTTCCAATACAACACCACTACCGGCAAAAATCTATGCAAATGAGGGTGTCGCACAGATGCTGTTTTTTGAATCTGACGAGGTTTGTGATATTTCATACAAAGATCGTAGTGGTAAATATCAGGGGCAGCGGGGCGTTACACTGCCAAAAGCGTAA